From the genome of Verrucomicrobiota bacterium:
TCTGCCGCCTCTGCGTTTCCATCGAGATGCATTGCGGGACTTTCTCTCTGGACGAAGCCGCGCGCTTTTTTGAAACGCAAGCCTTCTACGAACCCAAACCCGCCCGCCAGGAGGCGATTCGCGGCACGTTCGATCCGGGTTACCTCTATTACACGCTTGGCAAGCTGCAATTGCTCAAGCTCAGGCGCGATTACGAACAACAGGAAGGCAAGGAGTTCAGCCTGCTCAAGTTTCACAACGCTGTTCTGGCCGCCGGTTCACCGCCCATCCGCCTGCTGCGGGAAACCCTCTTGAAAGATCCAGCCCTGTGGCCCGAGACCCTCTAAACGTGGAATCTTCCGCCCCTGAACCCCACGCCCAGTTTCGGAATCTCATCGATTCTTTGATCGACCATCTGCGTCAGCAAAAAGCGGACGGTCTGGTGGGACTCCCCCTGACCCCCATCGCCCGGATGGCCTTGGAGGAACTCTCCCGCCCGCTGACATCCACCTCACGCGCCATCCCGGAAACAAAACCGTTCAGGCCCGCCCCCAATCGAGTGGAGGTATCCGTCGCTCCGGTCCGCCCGGTCTCTCGCCCAAGCGATCCACCCGCGCCATCCTCGACTCCACCCCTTGCCATGCCCTCCCAAGCTGAATCCGATAAAACAACCGCTCTCCCGACTCCCCCACTCTCGCGCTCTGCGGCCGAAAAGGAGGCCGCCATGGCCTCGTTGCGAGAGCGGGTCCTGGGTTGCATGAAATGCCCGCATCTTGCGTCCTCGCGCAAGTCCGTCGTCTTCGGAGTGGGCAATGTTCATAGCCCGCTCCTCTTTGTCGGCGAGGCGCCCGGTGCCGACGAAGACGAGCAGGGGGAACCGTTCGTGGGCAGAGCCGGCCAGTTGCTGACCAAGAT
Proteins encoded in this window:
- a CDS encoding uracil-DNA glycosylase, producing MALEELSRPLTSTSRAIPETKPFRPAPNRVEVSVAPVRPVSRPSDPPAPSSTPPLAMPSQAESDKTTALPTPPLSRSAAEKEAAMASLRERVLGCMKCPHLASSRKSVVFGVGNVHSPLLFVGEAPGADEDEQGEPFVGRAGQLLTKIIQAMGLSRQDVFIANILKCRPDTPGQTAGNRKPTMEEMQTCMPHLLEQIDIIQPKVIVALGATAVEGLLGKTLGITRLRGQWQSFHSTPVMPTYHPAYLLRNQALSEKRKVWEDMLKVMDRLQMPVSEKQRGFFLQAAG